The Chryseobacterium glaciei DNA window TTGATGAAAAGATTTGATTTAAATATCAAAAAATATTCTTTTAAAATAGAAAATGAAATAGTTAAATATTCTAACTCTTTAATTTCTCCTTTTGGAGAAAATATTAGCACAATAATTTCAAGTAATCCTGAAATTAGAAATTTTGTTAATCACTTTTTATCAATAAATAATTTAAAACTATTAATTGAAAGAGGTTCTAATGAATTAAAAATTTTTAAAGAATATGAAGATGGAACAGTCTTTACTCTTCCATATAATATGATTGCAGATACACTTCAAAGACTTATTTTCTATAAAACAGCAATTATGAGTAATCAAGATTCTGTTTTATTATTTGAAGAACCAGAAGCACATTGTTTTGAACCGTATATTTTAGAATTTACTAATGAGGTAAAGTACAATGAAAACAATAATCAGTTTTTCATGGTTACTCACAGTGATTTTATTATTCAGGAATTTTTGAGAGATGAAGAAAGTAAAAACAACTTGCAGATTTATTTAGTTAATAATGTAGAAGGAAAAACGGAAGTAAAGAAGCTAGATAAAGAAAAAAATGATGATGTTTATGAGTATGGGATGAATGTATTTTTCAACTTCGACAGTCTTTGGGAAAATAATTAATCATGGAAAGGGTTGTTGCAGTTGAATGTTTTGCAGATAAATATTTTTTCGGAAAGTTATTACAAAATGAAAAACGTATCCGAAAAGAAAAAAATAAAAATGAAGTTATAAAAGCTTTTGAAAGAGTAAAAGGAGAATTTCTTATCGGAATTGTAGATGAAGACAGAAAAGATTTATTACTCAATCCTAATTTAAAAAACTTCGAGAAAATTAAAGAAGGAAATAGTTTCAAAATTTATAAGGATAAAACAAAATATCAATTTATTTTTGCACTTTGTCCTAAGGCCTTTGAAGATTGGATTTGTCAATTTTTAAAATGTCAAAATAAGGATTTAGTTGAATTTGATTATATTGATTTTGAATCATTTAAAAAAGAAACTAAAAGTGAACAAATAGATAAGGAAAATAAGTATAAAAATTTGGTTAAGCATATCATTCAAACTTATCCAGATTTTGATAATCATATCAGAGAATTTAAAATTCATATTGATTATCTGCTTACAGAAACTTATAATTTTAATTTAGAAAGATTTAAAAATTTATAGCTTAATTAAGCGAAAAGCATAGAATATGAGCGAAGAGGTTAAAAAATTCACAATAACTATAGACGGACAAACTACCGAAGTTTTGCCTGGTACTTCTATTCTTGAAGCAGCAAGACAAATCGGTGGAAAATCTGTACCTCCTGCAATGTGCTACTATAGCAAATTGGAAACCAGTGGAGGAAGATGTAGAACTTGCTTAGTAGAAGTTTCGAAAGGATCGGAAGCAGATCCTCGCCCTATGCCAAAATTAGTTGCAAGTTGCAGAACTAACGTAATGGATGGTATGGAAGTTAAAAATCTTTCTTCTGAAAAAGCTCAGGAAGGAAGAAAGGCGGTTACCGAATTTTTATTAGTAAATCACCCACTAGACTGTCCTGTATGTGATCAGGCTGGTGAATGTCATCTTCAGGATCTTGGATATGAGCACGGAAATCTTCAGACAAGAACTGAGTTTGAAAGAAATACATACGAAGCAGACGACCTTGGTCCGAATATTAAGTTGAATATGAACCGTTGTATTCTTTGCGCAAGATGCGTATTGACAGCAAATCAATTGACAGAGACTAGAGAGCATGGAATTCTTTTCAGAGGAGATCACGCAGAAATTTCTACCTATTTAAATAAAGCTTTAGATAACGACTACATCGGAAATATTATCGATGTTTGTCCTGTTGGAGCATTAACAGACAGAACTTCTCGTTTTGCAAGCAGAGTTTGGTTCACAAAACCAATGAATGCTACTTGTAAATGTGGTAAATGTTCAGGAAAAGCTGTTGTTTGGATGAAAGGTGACGAGATTGTAAGAGTTACTGCCAGAAAAGATCAGTGGGGAGAAGTTGAAGAATTCATCTGTGATACATGTCGTTTCGAAAGAAAAGAACTTTCAGATTGGAATATTGAAGGTCCTAGACATATCGACAGACATTCTGTTATTTCATTGAATCACTATGAAAAGCCTAAAGATGAGCTAAGAGTCTTAGACAATCCAATGGCTAAGGAAATCAGTGAAAAAGACGAAAAATAAAATAGTTGGATGCTAGAAGCTGGGAGCTGGAAGTTTTAATCACAAAAACCTACAGTCCACTTTTAACTTCAACCATTTAAAAAAATAAAAAAAAATTGGTAATGTGATGAAGAGTTGATGCCACGACGTGATAAACTTCCAGCTTCCAGCTCCCATCTTCAAACATTTAAATTAAAAAATGGATTTACTTACATTTAAACTTATACTTGTACTTGCGCTTTTCTTGTTATCATTAACGATAGCAGCCTACTCTACTTGGGCAGAAAGAAAAGTTGCTTCTATTATGCAAGATAGAATTGGTCCTAACAGAGCCGGACCTTTCGGATTACTACAGCCTCTTGCAGATGGTGGAAAGTTTTTCTTTAAAGAAGACTTTACGCCTGCCAATGCAGAGAGATTCCTATTTGTATTAGGACCGGCTTTGGTAATGTTTATTTCATTAATCACAGGAGCGGTTATTCCTTGGGGTAAAAGTTTAAATATTGGAGGTACTTCTTTTGATTTACAGGTTGCTAACATTGATGTTGGTGTACTTTTTATCATCGGAATGGCTTCTATTGGTGTTTACGGAATCATGATCGGAGGTTGGGCGTCGAATAACAAATATTCATTATTAGGTGCCATCCGTGCTTCATCTCAGATGATTTCTTATGAATTGGCAATGGGACTTGCTTTACTTTCTATTATTATGATGACAGGAAGTTTAGATCTAAAAGTAATTACTGAAAGCCAGACTACAGGAAAACTTTGGGGAGTGATTCCTTGGGTTTCCGGGATGAACTGGAATATTTTCTACCAACCAGTTGCCTTCCTTGTATTCTTTGTAGCTGCTTTGGCAGAAACCAACAGACACCCTTTCGATTTACCGGAATGTGAATCTGAATTGGTAACAGGATATTCTACAGAATACTCATCAATGAAATTAGGTTTATACATGTTCGGTGAATATGTGAACATGTTTATTTCAAATGCTTTTATGGTTGTTCTTTTCTTCGGAGGGTATAACTATCCGGGAATTGATTGGGTAACTCAGCACTGGGGTGAGAACACTGCAGGAATCTTGAGTGTTGTAGCATTTTTAGCAAAAACTGTAATCGGAATCTTGATCTTTATGTGGATCAGATGGACGCTTCCAAGGTTTAGATATGACCAATTAATGCACCTAGGTTGGAAAACATTAATTCCAATGGCATTGGTGAACTTAATTATTACAGGTGCTGTAATTTTAGCATTTGCAAACTAAGAAATAGATAAGAATATATTTTTAACGCTGAATAAAAATTCGGCCTAAAAAAAATAAAATAAATGAAACTTACTAACAGATCAAAAGTTGTTTCTAACAAAGAAATGACCCTTGCTGAGAAAATCTACCTCCCGGCGATTTTCAAAGGTATGGGGATTACATTTAAGCATGCTGTAAGAACCGTTATGAAAGGTGCTCCTGCAGTTTATTCGTATCCTGAAGTACAGAAGCCAAGAACGACTATCTGGAGAGGTCAGCACGTTTTGAAAAGAGACGAGGAAGGCAGAGAAAGATGTACAGCTTGTGGACTTTGTGCGGTAGCATGCCCTGCAGAAGCAATTACAATGACTGCGGCTGAAAGAACGAAAGAAGAAAAAGGCCTTTACAGAGAAGAGAAATATGCCTCAGTATATGAAATCAATATGCTAAGATGTATTTTCTGCGGTATGTGTGAAGAAGCTTGTCCGAAATCTGCAATCTATCTTACAGACAGATTGGTAGACGTGGAAACCAACAGAGGTTCTTTCATCTACGGAAAGGAAAAGTTAGTCGAAAAAATAAATGAAAGGATTGATATCACTACAAGACAATCCGAGAAACAAAAAAATGCGGTAAAATAATGGATCAGTTTTTATTTTTCTTGGTGGCGTTTTTAGCAGTGGCTAGTGCAGTGTATTTTGTATTTGCAAGAAATCCTTTATATGCTATTTTGTCATTAATTGTCACGATGTTTTCCATTGCAGGAATGTACATTCTTTTGAATGCACAATTCTTAGCAATTATTCAGATTATAGTGTATGCCGGAGCGATCATGGTATTATTCCTTTATATACTGATGATGCTTAACCTTAATAAAGAAGACGAAAGTAAGAAGAGCAATACTTTAAAATTTATTGGTGTTTTTACAGCAGGTCTTTTATTAATTGGAGTTTTAGGCGTATTCAGAGGAGTACAAGACAAACATATTGTTGCAGATAATGTAGACAAAGGGGTTGGTCTTACTAAAAATCTGGGTAGACTTTTGTTTAACGAATATGTTTTGCCGTTTGAGCTTGCCTCGATTCTTATTTTAGCAGGTATTGTAGGTGCGGTATTAATCGGTAAAAAAGATTTATAAAATTATGGGAGAAGTAAATACATTTATACAAAGCGTCCCTCTAGATTATTTCATAATTCTTTCTTCAGTATTGTTCTGTTTGGGAGTATTGGGAGTATTGTTGAGAAAAAACGCTATTGTTATTTTGGGTT harbors:
- a CDS encoding NADH-quinone oxidoreductase subunit J; the protein is MDQFLFFLVAFLAVASAVYFVFARNPLYAILSLIVTMFSIAGMYILLNAQFLAIIQIIVYAGAIMVLFLYILMMLNLNKEDESKKSNTLKFIGVFTAGLLLIGVLGVFRGVQDKHIVADNVDKGVGLTKNLGRLLFNEYVLPFELASILILAGIVGAVLIGKKDL
- a CDS encoding 2Fe-2S iron-sulfur cluster-binding protein yields the protein MSEEVKKFTITIDGQTTEVLPGTSILEAARQIGGKSVPPAMCYYSKLETSGGRCRTCLVEVSKGSEADPRPMPKLVASCRTNVMDGMEVKNLSSEKAQEGRKAVTEFLLVNHPLDCPVCDQAGECHLQDLGYEHGNLQTRTEFERNTYEADDLGPNIKLNMNRCILCARCVLTANQLTETREHGILFRGDHAEISTYLNKALDNDYIGNIIDVCPVGALTDRTSRFASRVWFTKPMNATCKCGKCSGKAVVWMKGDEIVRVTARKDQWGEVEEFICDTCRFERKELSDWNIEGPRHIDRHSVISLNHYEKPKDELRVLDNPMAKEISEKDEK
- a CDS encoding NuoI/complex I 23 kDa subunit family protein; its protein translation is MKLTNRSKVVSNKEMTLAEKIYLPAIFKGMGITFKHAVRTVMKGAPAVYSYPEVQKPRTTIWRGQHVLKRDEEGRERCTACGLCAVACPAEAITMTAAERTKEEKGLYREEKYASVYEINMLRCIFCGMCEEACPKSAIYLTDRLVDVETNRGSFIYGKEKLVEKINERIDITTRQSEKQKNAVK
- the nuoH gene encoding NADH-quinone oxidoreductase subunit NuoH; amino-acid sequence: MDLLTFKLILVLALFLLSLTIAAYSTWAERKVASIMQDRIGPNRAGPFGLLQPLADGGKFFFKEDFTPANAERFLFVLGPALVMFISLITGAVIPWGKSLNIGGTSFDLQVANIDVGVLFIIGMASIGVYGIMIGGWASNNKYSLLGAIRASSQMISYELAMGLALLSIIMMTGSLDLKVITESQTTGKLWGVIPWVSGMNWNIFYQPVAFLVFFVAALAETNRHPFDLPECESELVTGYSTEYSSMKLGLYMFGEYVNMFISNAFMVVLFFGGYNYPGIDWVTQHWGENTAGILSVVAFLAKTVIGILIFMWIRWTLPRFRYDQLMHLGWKTLIPMALVNLIITGAVILAFAN
- a CDS encoding ATP-dependent nuclease, with amino-acid sequence MNQHIQNIKISNFKSIKDLNIEGCKKINIFAGKPNAGKSNLLEALGIFDLFFNPIDRQNLKNFIRYENFSDLFFEGDYSKTSKITLNTHRIFSFYSAANQILKIHLENKSSEKTKIIEYSITGNEERSSVPISDLMKRFDLNIKKYSFKIENEIVKYSNSLISPFGENISTIISSNPEIRNFVNHFLSINNLKLLIERGSNELKIFKEYEDGTVFTLPYNMIADTLQRLIFYKTAIMSNQDSVLLFEEPEAHCFEPYILEFTNEVKYNENNNQFFMVTHSDFIIQEFLRDEESKNNLQIYLVNNVEGKTEVKKLDKEKNDDVYEYGMNVFFNFDSLWENN